The following nucleotide sequence is from Salvia miltiorrhiza cultivar Shanhuang (shh) chromosome 7, IMPLAD_Smil_shh, whole genome shotgun sequence.
TTGTGCTATTGTTTTCTTGAAAGcattgaattatatttatatagcaTAAACATACGaaactataaaaaataatagtaataaatgaTTAAAGTGGGCTTGGGCTATATCGGGGCCTTAAATGGGCTTGGACTGGTACCAGGCATCTCTAGGGCTTCAAACAGACATGAGTTTGAGAAAATGCTCGATTGGAGCCGGCTTGAAGTGGGTGGCTCAGCCGAAGCCTACtaagtagggatggcaatctacccgcgggtagtggatatccgcgaaaacccgaacccattagggtgggtttggataccatttgatatccacggatagtttcgtgggtacaattcactatccatttagttcgtgggtatggatttggatacttactatccatacccgcgaaacccgtttacccgcgaaaaatacccgccaattatccgtcaattacccgtcaaatatccacaaaaaattctataaaatatgggctttaaatacatattttgagattatgagctagtattttatattttaaaataagccCAAACAATAAGGCCCAAAGTCTAATACTGAGCTAAATGAAAGAATGGAAGCTTTTGGACTtgtcttgaagatgaagaagaagagttcaatgaagagggttctatttctactgtcgagcaattatagacattgttctttgttggattttatattttagttgatgaatttgaacattgttctttgtaaatttgaatttaaacattgttctttgtggatttgaactatgctatttgtgttgattttttttctattaaatttgttgtaaatttatatttaaattctatttcatgggtatccagcggatagtaggtatccggcggatagcgggtatccgtcggatagtgggtgacggatacccgtcggatagcgggtttcgcggatacccgatgggtagcgggtatccgcggatagcgggtttggataccatttgatatccatggatagtttcgtgggtagcaaccactatccatttagttcgtgggtatgggtatggatagtcactatccgtacccgtcgtacccgattgccatccctactacTAAGTTTGCCAATCGGATCGAGCTTAGGCCAGCTACCTACAATCGGAGTACAactctatttttttcttataagcTACTTTCAGTCTATTCACAAATATGTGATGAGTAATTATGATACCGCTGTGATGCCCTTATTACCCCTTTAcctaataaattattattattattagtattatgtcccgaactttcagcattttctataaaatgtttCGAACTTTTATTTTCTCCTAATAAACCTtgaactttcagtttttttccacaaaatgttccgttatacaaaattcgataacgaaaaaaatgacaaaaaactCTGAACTTTCAACGTTTTCCAACAATGATGTTTACTAATATGATTTTCCAACAATGACGGTCTCCAAAGTATTTCATTCGCTGAGATAAATCATCTTTTCGTCACCGAATTTTATATAGTGGgacattttatataaaaactgaaagttTGGGTCTTTTCAGGAAAAAAttaaagttcgggacattttattaaaaacgctaaaagttcgagacataaaatactattaacccttattattattattattattattattattattattattattattattattattattattattattattattattatgtgtagACATGTTGAGCAAAGCCAACTCACACACGATACGagggaaaataatttttaattttgaactATATATTATGGCATGTTTGCTTTTTCTTTAGCGTTCATAAGAAATGTATCATTTCCCTTTTTATAAcatgattttatatatatttttttattttttacttttacaaATATCCTttgtttacaaaaaaatcaccgCTCACTCACACTTATTTCATATAATAGTGGAAAAattttctccactacataaaatttatcaaatatTGCATTAAATTTTTTGTCGAACCAAATTGtcataatttttatgaatagaTAGAGTATATCTTATTTTTGTGATAACATTAATGTCTTTTTATTGTATATGTGACATGAAACTGTATAACAAAAACTATCTCTAGTATAGACATCCACTTCCAGGCAATTGACAAAGATTGTTTGCTAAATTCAACCAATTGAAGCATGAACCATGACATTATTCCTTGGATGCCATAATTTGCTCAATAACATGAACAACTACTCTAGTACCAAGAGCATGCCGCCTAATATTTGACCAGACttataaaattaattcaaaaaaaccTTTTAAATGCCACATTTATTAGCCCGACCCCTATCATGCTTACGTTTGAGAGTATgatcaataaaaaaaacatggaaaagaaaataaatcatgatTTATTCAAGAAGAAGCCGCgagaaaaagaattaaaaaaacaaaaaaaaaatgtcagaGGATAGAACCAGTTgcacatgaaaaaaaaaagcatacaataattttttttctttttttgataaattaacaacattttttgatacaatttcttgataatataagaCAAAAATAGTATGGCATTTCTTATTACCTCGTAGATGATTGACATATAGGGATAATAAAGATTTCAAATTTATAGTAttttatataagaaaaatatacaCTATAACACATTTGGCAATTTTAAACCCTTACAGCATATGTCTTTTACCTATATATGTAATAGATAATGTCACACAAAATTATCATAGGATTGTAAATATGAGAGGTACCGTGAGGATTGAAATTTAAAGATTATAACTGCTTGAATATCCATGAAGACTCAATTTGAGATGTATATTTGCAATCAGATTGAGGAGATAATATTGGGTTTCCTGACTATAAATTCAATATATAGAAATGAGATTAGGCAATTTGTCGCCCAAATACGTCATCAATATTAAGGGATAGACATGCAATAAAAAACAAGGAAGCAAGGGCAGTGTAGGAATTAGGTAGCAATTAGCAGCCTCTATAGTTATATGCTATAAATGTAGGAGTTGGCGAAGCAAGTTTACATAGCTCAAACTTGTCTACTAATTACTACTCTAATCCAATTCCTCCTCCCATGGCATTTGGAATGACTGATAAAGATATTGAGAGTATCAACAGGCGAATGGCCTCTGTTTCCGGGCATCTCATTCCGGCCGGATTCCACGACGGGAACGATAACGTCGCCTTGTCCAATTGCAGCTCCGGGATGGATGACACCTACCACCGCGTGCACGGTGAGGTTCCGACCTACATTCCTCAATGGAAGCCGGTATTTGACGATCCCGCCAACCCCTTCACcgatattatctatgaaaaagCTGAAGGCATTGCTAAGGTAATGTtattgtaacttttttttttaatgtcatctgattttttttatttttttgtaactttaTGGTTAAATAGTTGGATATGTTGTTGTTTGTTATTCCAAAAAGATAACTATAAATAGGCCGGAGAGGAGAAATGCATTCCGACCTCAAACAGTGAAGGAGCTGATGCGCGCGTTCAATGATGCTAGAGATGATAACTCTATCGGAGTTATTATTTTCACGGGAAAGGTAAATTTTCATTTGGATCTTTTCTTGCAAATTTCGTATGAAAAATGAAGAATAGAAAAAGATGGAGAAACATGATCACATCAATGCTTTATGATCTGTTGCAGGGTACAAAGGCCTTTTGCAGCGGCGGTGACCAATCATTCAGGGGAAAGGAAGGTTACGCTGATTATGATAGTTTCGGTCGACTAAATGTTTTAGATTTGCAGGTAATTCTCGAAAAATAACaacttaaaaaagaaaatcaaacacCAAATTTTGATATAAACAGTAATTAGTTAATATATATgtttcatttcaaatatttctCCAATTAATTTTGTCCACCGATGCAGGTCCAAATTCGTCGTCTCCCCAAACCAGTGATTGCTATGGTAAACTTTATAactttatttgtatatatattcacATATTAGTTTCCATGTTACTATtatcctgattttttttttccaatttgtTGAAAAAAGGTTGCAGGATATGCAGTTGGGGGTGGACATGTGCTTCATATGGTCTGCGATCTGACAATTGCAGCAGAAAATGCAATTTTTGGCCAAACAGGGCCCAAGGTAATCTCTCTTTACACACACGCGCGCTCGCATTTGATTAATCATGGAACAaattttaattgtatatatataactatatcaTATTACTATTTCGCAGGTTGGAAGCGTCGATGCTGGTTATGGAGCTTCCGTAATGGATCGTTTGGTAACTCTAGAATATTCTACACATCTTGTTTTTAGCCCCTTTACTCTACAGATAGTGAATCATATATTTTGGACAGATTGGTCCGAAACGAGCGCGCGAGATGTGGTTTATGGCAAGGTTTTACAACGCTGCTGAAGCAGACAAAATGGGGCTTGTCAACACTGTCGTCCCTGTAAGTTCCTTTGAATTTCATATTATACGTTATTAATTGTAAttagtgataaaaaaaaattaatatatgtgaGATTTTGCAGTTGGAGAAGCTGGAAGAGGAGACAGTTAAGTGGTGTAGAGAGATCCTAAGGAACAGCCCCATGGCGATTCGCGTTGCCAAATCTGCTCTGAATGCCGTTGATGATGGCCATTCTGGACTTCAGGTGCAGTTTTGACATTTCTGTctcgtattttatttcataggcaGAGGGTGATTTTTGTGGTGTTTTCCACTTGCAGCAAATGGGAGGAGATGCGACCCTTCTCTTCTATGGAACAGAGGAAGGCACGGAGGGGAAGAACGCCTACTTGCAGCGCAGGAAACCCGATTTCTCCAGATTTCCCCGTCTGCCTTGACTTTGCTCTACAATCCATGGAATAATGTTAATGAGTTTTCTCGAGAGGGACTATGTTCGTGTCGTCTTGTTTGTTTGGACTTGTCGAATAACTAATTTCCCTGTTCTATGCTTCCTACTTTCTCATTTCCGATGGAGCCactttttattttcatgttaCGCTCTCACAtcattaaaatttcaaatgaatTGTTCTGTTAAATTTCTATGTATACCTGTGATAAATTTCTATGTATACCTGTGATTGTTGATGATTCTTCTACACAATTTAACTTCAGTCATTTGCAAACAGTTGTTGAAATATACTATCGAACTATAGCCACTTTAAATTCTCTTCTGTATAATCCATAACTAACTCACTCTTATACAAAGTCACCTCACAATGTGTTGGAATAACATGTATTGCCCAAAATTTGTAAGAAACCTAAACGTCTAAGAAGCCCACGTGCCCCTCTATGGCCAATCCATTATTTATCTAttactagtagtaatatataGTCTGGcgaaattcgacgggattttaaattatgatttaaattatttatattatttttctataatataattatcttttaattaatttaactggATGTAATAGAATTTATATTATACGAATCTCAATTATAtatattcgtcaattaaatatta
It contains:
- the LOC130993610 gene encoding 1,4-dihydroxy-2-naphthoyl-CoA synthase, peroxisomal-like, which gives rise to MAFGMTDKDIESINRRMASVSGHLIPAGFHDGNDNVALSNCSSGMDDTYHRVHGEVPTYIPQWKPVFDDPANPFTDIIYEKAEGIAKITINRPERRNAFRPQTVKELMRAFNDARDDNSIGVIIFTGKGTKAFCSGGDQSFRGKEGYADYDSFGRLNVLDLQVQIRRLPKPVIAMVAGYAVGGGHVLHMVCDLTIAAENAIFGQTGPKVGSVDAGYGASVMDRLIGPKRAREMWFMARFYNAAEADKMGLVNTVVPLEKLEEETVKWCREILRNSPMAIRVAKSALNAVDDGHSGLQQMGGDATLLFYGTEEGTEGKNAYLQRRKPDFSRFPRLP